In Magnolia sinica isolate HGM2019 chromosome 12, MsV1, whole genome shotgun sequence, a single genomic region encodes these proteins:
- the LOC131220709 gene encoding peroxisomal membrane protein 13-like, with protein MAPRRRQQPPGNTPSGPSPYKPPSADGSTSNVVEASGAANHGESVSTTPRNGTVNRNALGRPLPTRNWERNYINNYGGYGGFRGPYGGRLYGNNMYRGPPYTGYGMYGTGMYNNGYGGPVGGYHGMSMGGQNGDQDPNNPSDPPPPGFWMSFLGVVRGAVMFLGRISILIDQNTQAFHMLMSALLQVFDTSGILYGELASFVFRLLGIMPMVNKARQLQPGAPSGTNLRNQNNIKWPKTASNPWDNIWGDGCSREK; from the exons ATGGCACCTAGACGCCGGCAACAACCaccag GGAATACCCCGTCTGGTCCTAGTCCTTATAAGCCTCCATCTGCTGATGGTAGCACAAGTAATGTTGTTGAGGCATCGGGGGCTGCAAATCATGGAGAGAGTGTTTCTACTACTCCGAGAAATGGTACTGTAAATAGAAATGCACTTGGCAGGCCTCTACCCACAAGGAATTGGGAGCGGAATTATATAAACAACTATGGGG GTTATGGTGGATTTCGAGGACCTTATGGAGGCCGTCTCTATGGTAATAACATGTATAGAGGCCCGCCATATACAGGTTATGGGATGTATGGAACTGGAATGTATAACAATGGATATGGGGGCCCGGTGGGTGGTTATCATGGGATGAGCATGGGTGGTCAAAATGGTGATCAAGATCCAAATAATCCGTCTGACCCTCCACCACCAGGCTTTTGGATGTCCTTTCTTGGAGTG GTGCGAGGTGCTGTCATGTTCCTCGGTCGGATTTCAATCCTCATTGATCAGAACACCCAGGCCTTCCATATGCTCATGTCAGCTCTCCTTCAG GTCTTTGATACTTCTGGAATATTATATGGTGAGCTTGCAAGCTTTGTATTCAGACTGCTAGGGATCATGCCAATGGTCAATAAAGCCCGACAACTGCAACCTGGTGCACCTTCTGGTACCAATTTGCGGAATCAAAACAACATCAAGTGGCCAAAGACTGCCAGCAACCCATGGGACAATATTTGGGGGGACGGTTGCAGTAGAGAGAAGTGA